GGTAGTAAAACTATGGGAGAGTCGGGTATTTCAGTTCTTGATTTTGAAACCGGCAAAATAACAAGTTTAGTAGTTAATAATTATCCTCAGGATATCTGGTATGGATTATCTGTTTCACATTTGGACGGCTCTATTTGGCTTTGTAATGCAGGAAATCATATCAACAACGGAAAAATTTTAAAATTTAATACTTTAGGTGTGCAAGAACACTCATTTGAGGTTATGCAAAATCCTAATACAATCATTTTTGTAAGATGATTGTTTGTTATTTTTTCATGATATTAAAATCTATTTTAGAATTAATTCCGTATTTTTGTATAATCATTTATTAAGTAGATGTCATTAGATGATTAGCAAATACTTAACAAAGAAAACAAAAATGAAAGTATTATTAACCGGCTCGACCGGCTACATCGGTAAAAGATTACTACCTGTACTGGTTGATAAGGGTTTTTCAGTGGTATGCAGCGTGCGGGATAAAAGTAAATTCAATCCTGAAAGTTCGTTATTAGATAAAATTGAAATCATAGAGAACGATTTAACAAATAGAAGTTCCTTAGATAATATTCCCGAAGATATTGATTTTGCTTATTATTTAGTTCATTCAATGTCCACAACGAAAAACTATGAAGATTTGGAAAAGCAATCTGCTATTAATTTTAGAGATGCTTTAAGCAAGACAAACGTTAAGCAAGTAATTTATCTGAGTGGTATCGTTAATTCCAAAACACTTTCAAAGCATCTTAATTCTCGTAAAAATGTAGAAATAGAATTATCTAAGGGAAATTATTCTCTGACTACGGTTCGTGCAGGAGTAATAATTGGCTCAGGAAGTGCTTCATTTGAGATTATACGCGACTTAGTGGAAAAACTACCTGTGATGATTGCCCCGAAATGGCTAAAAACCCTTTGTCAGCCAATCGGTATTTCTGATGTAATCAAAATACTTACCGGTGTTTTAAATAATAAACTAACATTTAATAAGAGTTTTGATATTGCAGGCGAGGATATTCTTACTTATAAAGAAATGCTTTTGGGCTATGCCGAAGTTCGCGAATTGAAAAGGTACATTTGGACAGTCCCTGTAATGACTCCAAGATTATCATCATACTGGTTGTTTTTTGTTACATCAACCACCTATACACTTGCGTCTTCTTTGGTGGACAGTATGAAAATTGAGGTTATCGCAAACAATAACGAAATTCATAAGATATTGGGGTTAAAGCCATTATCTTATAAAGAATCAATCAAGAGAGCATTTGAAAGAATTGAGCAAAGTGAAATTATCTCAAGTTGGAAAGATTCTACTGTCAGCGGAAGAATTGACTACAAAATATCTGAATATATAAATGTACCGGAATTTGGCTGCTATAAAGATATTAGAAAAAAAGGGGTAATAAATATATCAAACTGTTTGGATAAAATTTGGAGTATTGGAGGTAAAAACGGCTGGTATTATGCTAACTGGCTTTGGGTCATCAGGGGTTTTTTGGATAAAGTTGCAGGTGGAGTTGGTTTAAGAAGAGGCAGAACAAATTTGAATAAAATTCAGGCAGGTGATACACTTGATTTTTGGCGTGTACTATATGCAAGCAAGGAAGAAGGAAGACTATTATTATTTGCAGAAATGAAGCTCCCCGGTGAAGCATGGTTAGAATTTAAAATAAACGATGATATGTTGATTCAAACCGCTACATACAGACCAAAGGGCTTAATCGGAAGATTATATTGGTTGAGTGTTCTGCCATTTCATAGTATCATATTCAACGGCTTAATCAATGAATTAACTAAAAAATGATGTGATTTAAGATTGGTATGAATTTGAAATATCAGATGCATTTATTTCCGGAATATTAATTTTCAATAACCCATACAAATTGTTTAACATTTCAGGATACCATTTTGTGTAATAGATTTTGCTTATCTCATTAACGGATTGTCCTGAAGCTCATATCTTA
This window of the Ignavibacteriota bacterium genome carries:
- a CDS encoding SDR family oxidoreductase, translated to MKVLLTGSTGYIGKRLLPVLVDKGFSVVCSVRDKSKFNPESSLLDKIEIIENDLTNRSSLDNIPEDIDFAYYLVHSMSTTKNYEDLEKQSAINFRDALSKTNVKQVIYLSGIVNSKTLSKHLNSRKNVEIELSKGNYSLTTVRAGVIIGSGSASFEIIRDLVEKLPVMIAPKWLKTLCQPIGISDVIKILTGVLNNKLTFNKSFDIAGEDILTYKEMLLGYAEVRELKRYIWTVPVMTPRLSSYWLFFVTSTTYTLASSLVDSMKIEVIANNNEIHKILGLKPLSYKESIKRAFERIEQSEIISSWKDSTVSGRIDYKISEYINVPEFGCYKDIRKKGVINISNCLDKIWSIGGKNGWYYANWLWVIRGFLDKVAGGVGLRRGRTNLNKIQAGDTLDFWRVLYASKEEGRLLLFAEMKLPGEAWLEFKINDDMLIQTATYRPKGLIGRLYWLSVLPFHSIIFNGLINELTKK